ATACTTTTTTATTCTTTCTTGTCTCTTCAACAATCATTTTTATCCTTAATATTTCTGCATAAAAAGAAGATATGTTATTTTCTAAGTTATCACTTGTTCTCATACAAGTAATAATTTTCATAAGTGAGCATTCAAATTTTTCTGCACATACGGTGGCGCCAATATAACTTAATACTAAATTTATACCTATGGTTCTTAGAAATGTACTCTTACCAGACATATTTGAGCCTGTTATTAGTAAAATGTTTTTTTCATTGTTAATTGTAATATCATTACATACTTTTTTATCACCTAAAAGTGGATGACCTAATCCATTGGCTTTTACTATGAAGTCGCAATCTTTAATTAAAGGTACAGTCCACTGTGGATTGTCATAAATAATATTTGAAATACTACTTAGTGCCTCAACTTGACCTATAACATCAAACCACTTTTCCAAGCTTTTACCTGAATTAATTCTCCATTTTTCAAACTCTATCATACATTGATAATCCCATAAGAGCGATATATTAAATATCATAAAAAATGAGTTCTGTCTATCAGATATTTTGTCATATATAGTAGCCAATTTTTTTATTGCTGTTACTGCACCTTCACCTTCATAGGTCACTAAATTACTTTTTAATTGTCTTAAATAATCACTTTTAAAATCTTTATCTGCAATTGAACTTAACAATCTAAGATATACAACTATAATACCTTTGTATTTATAAATATTATTAAACGTGTAACTTCTCTTTTTCGCACCAATAAATAAAATTATTGTCTGAAGAAATATCGTAAAACAAGGTAACTTAAAATCTATTAAAGAAGTAAAATAAGTTAATGTAATTAATATCAATGTTAAACATGGCAAAAGTCTAACAAATAAAATAAGCCATGGCTTAGTATATAATTCGTTTTTATCCTTTCCCCATTTATACAACTCTTTTGGATTAATATTTTGATTAGGTATGACCATACCCTCAGCCTCAAATTGCTGTCTCCATTCTAAGTTCATAGCTAATTCATGCAATGATTGCTGTATCGTATTTATATCAACAGAAGTGCTTAATGGGTGAATAAGTCTATTTTTTAATTTTTCTCTCCCCACAAATGTTTTACTACTATTTATCCACTGAAATAATGAACATTCGCCAAATATATCCAAATCATCCGAATAACTATGTTGTTTATCCTTAAATTCACTTCCGTCATCCTCGAAATCTTTCCATTCTCCATTTAATCTTTTTAATGCTTTTTCATTAATTTCTTTCAATGCCATTGAGTAATTTCTTTTATTGATTGCTTTACTCTTCTCTATAATTAAATAAATAAAAATAGCCAGTGAAACAATAAAAACACTTATACTTACCAAATAACTTTTAATTATAAAAGTATAGACTGTAACACTAAAATCAATTATGAAGGTAAAAAACCTGAAATAGACTAAAATCTTTATTGACTTATTTTGTTCTTGAATTAAATCTTTGTAAGTACTCAATTTATTAACATAATTATTATATGCACTAACCAACGTTTGCCCTCCAATTTCCGTCATAATATCTCGTTCTAATATATTTTAAAAATAAGTATTTGCTTATGGCAATATCATAGTAGGTATCGATTATAAAAATATAACTCTGCTACATTTCAACAAACATACTCAATTATCCTTTAAAATTTCTACCTACCAGCTTTAATTAAGTTATTAAAGTCATACTTTGATCATTTCCACAATTTCATCAGTATTTATATACCCTTACTCATTCAGACGTTACCGGAGAATTATTTTTGACTATTGCAGCAAGTATGAATATGATAAAATCACTGACATGAGGGATGAAGTGCTGGCAGAATGGATCCATGTTTAATAGTGAGTATGCACTTATGGTTAATGTTATGGTAGATAAAGCAAAGAACCCAATAATGTCAGCGGTACGTAATAGCATTTCACAAAAGAATTACCGCTAGCACTTTCGGCGCTTAGATATGTAGATAGAAAATTTTTTAGAGAAAATCCCTCTTTAGATAAAGCACCTACTTATGTGAAAGTCAATTAGAGAAACGAGTTAAATCAAAGATTAATTTTAATTCAACCTACAAATATGCAGAGTTATGTAAAAATTTCGAGCATGTAGTTCTAGCCACTGGAGATGGAGATTATGCCTTTCATTTGGGAAATTATAATTGTAATCTTACTTGTACTATTAAAGGAGCAACTGTTCAAGGAAACTTTGTAACAAGTAATCCTCATGTATGGTTTAATTATGAAATACTACCTAAAGGATGTGGTTGGTTGATACCCTTT
This window of the Clostridium estertheticum genome carries:
- a CDS encoding MutS family DNA mismatch repair protein produces the protein MVSAYNNYVNKLSTYKDLIQEQNKSIKILVYFRFFTFIIDFSVTVYTFIIKSYLVSISVFIVSLAIFIYLIIEKSKAINKRNYSMALKEINEKALKRLNGEWKDFEDDGSEFKDKQHSYSDDLDIFGECSLFQWINSSKTFVGREKLKNRLIHPLSTSVDINTIQQSLHELAMNLEWRQQFEAEGMVIPNQNINPKELYKWGKDKNELYTKPWLILFVRLLPCLTLILITLTYFTSLIDFKLPCFTIFLQTIILFIGAKKRSYTFNNIYKYKGIIVVYLRLLSSIADKDFKSDYLRQLKSNLVTYEGEGAVTAIKKLATIYDKISDRQNSFFMIFNISLLWDYQCMIEFEKWRINSGKSLEKWFDVIGQVEALSSISNIIYDNPQWTVPLIKDCDFIVKANGLGHPLLGDKKVCNDITINNEKNILLITGSNMSGKSTFLRTIGINLVLSYIGATVCAEKFECSLMKIITCMRTSDNLENNISSFYAEILRIKMIVEETRKNKKVFFLLDELFKGTNSIDRHDGAKALIKQLGEQGASGLISTHDLELCDLQYEYFRIKNYNFQEYYVNNEIKFDYKIREGVSTTKNALYLIKLAGLDLE